In the Colletotrichum lupini chromosome 4, complete sequence genome, ttttttattataaatagcgtagttaagctctgcgccgcttattatttttaaataaaaagttactaagtattataacctattatcctcttattattatagtagcgcTCTGGCGCATACTAAGTTAGAGGTATTAGTTtctaactacgttaatagctctagcttaaagtaatagaggattagtactaacgttagcgctagttttatagctttaaaggccgtctcgtagtcggcgctaaagttaaaaagaactcccttatttattagttttataaagggcctagctaagtagccgtaatcctttataaatctcttatagaagttatagaacccgaggaaagactagatacccttaagtaatataggtagcTTCTAGTCTCTAACTATAGAGACTTtctccttattaagctatatactttttataaaaaccacGAAGCttaggtactttataaaagtaatactaaatttatatttcttaatatccgCTTATAAGCCTGCTTTTTATAGGCAGTCTAGTACTTTAGTAACGTATTCTTAGTACTAAAGGGGGtcgtttaaaaagattaagatattatttatatataccgtATAAAAGTcgtctaagtactttattaatatctcgtttatatattattagtatataataggcccgttataaagcccgaAGGGTACtaccttatacttatatacccTATAGCAGGTTCTAAACGTCGTTAAGTCCTCGGAAGCTAAGTCGAGGCGAATGTAGTagaaggcctatttaatatctagtttaataaatacctttacCCTACCTAGCCGCGCgagggtcttattaataagtagtaataagtaacggtttttttttataaccttatttagtttataaaagttaatataaaagcgtaaACTACTAtcgtatttttttataaatagcgttagtaacgcaaaaggagtattacttagcttaataaatcccttttataagtactttagtaaataggcttttatagcctctagctCTAGTAccgactacttatataaaaggtaataagttagcttctctctaccgctatttaaaagcttaattttatagttatatagcttataaagcgTAAGTATATCGCTAGccgctttattaaaaacgtcggtctagggctataagtactttaataagttagttattataaagttataagtaacttagtcgtcgttatataaggggtccacctcctccttcttatcctctataatacggtctagcttataaagtaatatagagcctattttaatatcgtTCTACCttaggttctttttaaatataggagcgctaataaaagtaatatctatttataacgctactaagtatagtttttactaTCTAACCCTCTTTACGGGGGCAATAGTAGTGCTTTTAAAGGCGCGttctattttctttatatttttagcctcgtctaactactatatctaACGGGCTATCGTTTTTAGTAGGCgtagtaatatcctaattagtatgccctttacccgctattactaaagcttttagttatagcgggctatatctattttaaataagtcttACTAGCGGTTAGCgtcgatttagtattatatatcgataacttccggggtatataggtcctcgatatccttaacgatagtaataggtattttttatagcggtAGGTCCTTAGGCCACATTAGCTATCGGCGGcgaatattagggtttacccCGTAGTATTCGAACTACTTTTACCTTAAGATTAAGTTATAGCGGCCCGTgttaagctaaaagaggggtacttttaaaaggacccgttaattaatatataagttagtaatctatactacgctagtattatttaattactctccgttaaacttaataatagggattaagtataataatttataaaatagggccgcgcagaactattataataaaggggttacgcagttatttataaatccgtacttattagctcccgtattaagtaaggctcttaagtaaattctatatttattaaatactaatataagctctattttaagggGCTAACCCCCTACgagattttataagtttactaaattaattattaatcttttatccTTTCTATACGTATCCCCTAGCTAGgagtttacttttactaaggggtctagttttctaaacccgactctattttaatagggcccgcggtagtattaatagcggctaTAGTAATCTTTAGCTTCTTAGGGTAGTTTTTAgagatatatttagtattattataaacgaaataagcgctactatttttaagcttttaatatagggctttGGGGATCGTCTTGCGGGTAGAGGTACGACCTtagtcctatttagtacctctagtacttttattatttccgctacttttattacttctacCTAAGGTCTAGCAAGTCTAATTAAAAGCCTTAACTACGCggtcctttataaaaaggggctatatcgcgttagctagctaagtaacgtacttaatatacttttaaaaaatagtcgtattatctaagtactttaatatagcctagttataaaaatatataagtagcttattataaaaacggcgcttttattaagactctagaagcttattaatacgcgcgagcttagtaaatataaagcgcttttaataaacgtttttaagtataattataaatacgtctagcttatagctagcgtcgtttatagtaattaggctaatataagccgacttaagctcgtagagtagctacttagccgtagtaatctcgttagaagttagtaataggtatataaactccgtaaCGCTATttctaatcttattaataatatactctaagcggtacttatttatattatagttagcgttctctaagcgctttataatacgctaaagctagtaattaaacttaaggctagtattattacttataaaagtaggtacgttaagtattttttaagagctataagtaacgggataggacgaggctaaagtagtCTCGCGGCTACCCTACgtctctaaatatattagctactactctagcgtactaagggtagtagtattctaaataaagctagcctaggagccgttctctaattactctagctttttaactatagctatattattaatataggcttaggtaagggcttcttttataatatagagctctatagtagtaatatacgtaaggttaaggtttttataggttattacgtataagcgcttagtactattacttagctagctaataataaacgctaGGACCTgttctaattagtactaagtaatgcgcatttttaactactattcgatctacttaagtaaggtctttccgtcgtttttaaaatatagctcttaaataaggttaaggtcgatatactacttagtattctttttaaaaaggatatcgttgcggatataaataggcgaggtaagctagttaactatattactaaagtacgCTAAGCGATCGGCCTAGGTAGTAGAGGGTAGGAAGCGCTCTATTAGCTAGTTAGATAGcgtaatttctaaattaataacggggAGCTTAGCGCTTTTATTAGGGCCTACGACGCTCTATTAGGACTTATAAAAGCGgcgactttattaaaagccgttagTACGAAAGGAGACCTAGCCtccctagctatatcctctaattattatatctaataaagggggtatatatttagggagtattaattacgctacttatatacgattaatttaactagctatcgctcagctctcttatacgctttcttaataagggtagctagtaattaattaattaagatattatcgttccgtttttagaaaatagttaattaaataacgttaagtaatattataaaaaggaactcaaagtaggtcggaacgctactatattaacctaattaactaaagacttaatataaagaaggaAAAAACAAAATAGTAAGCAGAAGCTAGTaggctagccctttagacctagcggtctagctcgttacgtaaccaCTGGGAGCTCAGCCTCGCAGCCTGAGGCTGAGCCACAGGGCCCACAGGGCCCTGGTGCCCACTGCCGTAACACTagaattcttattaatattaagtataatttataaaaagtaataatatagccgtagagtattaataatatatcttatattaaaaagattattattagtattaacgaGATAGATagggctatattaatataatattttagcttctttttataattcgaggattataattttaaatagtattaaaagtttattaaaaagctcttttaagtactttaatatatttgttattatttttataataataaaactcttagtacttatatataaatataagttacttatttttaaatagtaatattagcttattaataaattattaaaactacgattttagtaattccttaacgagggagagggtagaatagaggaaaggataggtaagaaaagggttaaagttaaatagtacggaACTCGAGGGTAGGGtagcgtctatatatactgcggtaatcctctagtaatataaaacgatGGAGTTCAATAGTGAGGTGGAGGGGTCAAGCCGCGCATTCGCTGTGATCTGCAGACTGCAGCCGTGACACCCCTCCACCAGGGAAAAGGGCGCTAGCGAGCGTTGGTCCGCCTTGTTCCGGGGCTCGGAGGTACCTCACCTTCCCTACGGATAGGTGGGCTGCGGGCACTTTGGCCCCTCCTTGCTGCCCCTCCAACCCCCCCGGGCAGTTTCCAGCTTGAAGGGGACGTGGAAACGTCTCAACCTGCCCACCCCTTCCCTTTCCCACGCCAAGGACTAAAACCCACGGAAACCTGTGACAATATCACCCTCGTCCACCAACGGTCCAAACCCCTCGGTGAAACTACGAGCGACTCGCAAATTCTCCCAAGAACTTGATGGCCTGATGTCTGAAACCTGATTCTGCAAATCGTCGATCCGTCACCCTCATACGTCGCCGGGCTGCCCGTCTGCCAAGAGCACCACGCAATCAAGCTTACCTCACTCTATCTACCGAAGTCTTACTCGCTTGCGGCTTTGCATCGTCACTCcgcttaccttacctcaccGAACCCCTGTCGTCCAATTGCTTACAGTCTTACCCACGACGCTCGTCTCGGCGTCCTTGTCGTCTCGTCAACTTTTCAACCGGCGACAGCGGGGCAGATAGCGTGTCAAAAGACGCAACTTCAGCTTGTTGCCAATCTTTAACCTTATTCAGGGTTTCTTGGCAGGCACATTTCATCCCTCCTTCCGACGACAAAGCCGGGTCAGGAATTTGGGCAGAACACCAACGCCAAAGACAGAGCAGGCTGAAATCGTGCTGCCAACTCTTCAAGCAATTCATCCTGCCTTGGATTGACCTTCGTTGAGGCTGCAGGTTGCGTCAACAGAGGAAGCAAACAGACGGGCATTACGGCACTGCGAGAAACCAACCAGTGTTTCCAAGTCCGACAAGCATCCTCGAAACACCCAGAAACTGAGGGAAACCACCCATCAAGATGGCCCCGACTATCATACAGTGGATCCTGGATACACGGCATCTATGGCCGGAAGCCACTGAAACGAAGCAACTCGAACAAGCCGTACGTACTGCACCCCGTTCCTGATCGAATCTGCATTGCCGTTTGCCTGTTGCCCCATGCCCGTTTCGCGGCTCTGTATTATTCAAACATGTCCCGGCGAACCATTCCAAAACTGCTCGTCCCAAGTCGTACCCCCTACCTCCCTTTTCTATGCAACAGCAACTTCGAATCTCGAAGCTCCCCCGCCCCCTGCGTGTCATTTACCCCTGGAACAATGGGGACATTCATAGTAGAAGacagaagaaaaagaagaaactGAGAAACAAACTGACACGAAACTGAACCCGCTGATTAGGCATCCCGAGCTTTCGCACTCCTCAGCGCCGATGAGCGTAAAGCCGTGCTGAAGTACTACCACGTTCGCGACGCGAAGCTGTCCTTAGGTTCGCACCTCCTGAAACGTTACGCCATCAGTCGCTTCTGTGGCGTCCCCTGGCACGATGCCACTGCCATCCGCGACGAGCGCACCAAGCCCATCTTTCGCACCGCTGACGGCACCAGCCCGCTGAGCTTCAACGTGAGCCACCAGGCAGGGCTGATCGCCATGTTCGCGGTCCACGGCTACGATGTCGCCGCGAGGGGCCCCGTCGACGTGGGCGTCGACATCGTCTGCACCTCGGAACGCCGCACCAGGGACCATGGTATGCTAACCAAGGAGGGCTGGCCCAAGTTCGTCGACGTCCACGCCGACGTGCTCTCGCCCATCGAGGCCAACTTCCTCAAGTGGCAGGTCCTGGCGGCGATCCCACCAGGGTTGAAACCGGGCGCCTCGCTCGAGGACGCGGCCGACTTCAAGCTGCGGTGCTTTTACGCGCTGTGGTGTCTGCGGGAGGCGTACGTCAAGATGACGGGCGAGGCGCTCCTCGCACCCTGGCTGGGGGATTTGCAGTTCAAAAAGTTCCGGCCGCCGACGCCTGCGGAGAGTTTTGGTGCCGAAGGCGAGGCGGTCGCGGATCATGAGATTGTGTTCAAGGGGGCCAAGGTGGAGGATGCGAATGTCTCCCTGAGGGCCCTGGGTCCGGACTACATGACTTGCTCTGCTGTCCGGACGCCGGAGCACAAGGAGGATGGATTGGCCTTCGAGCTGGGGCCGTACAAAATGCTGGATATA is a window encoding:
- a CDS encoding phosphopantetheinyl transferase, producing MAPTIIQWILDTRHLWPEATETKQLEQAASRAFALLSADERKAVLKYYHVRDAKLSLGSHLLKRYAISRFCGVPWHDATAIRDERTKPIFRTADGTSPLSFNVSHQAGLIAMFAVHGYDVAARGPVDVGVDIVCTSERRTRDHGMLTKEGWPKFVDVHADVLSPIEANFLKWQVLAAIPPGLKPGASLEDAADFKLRCFYALWCLREAYVKMTGEALLAPWLGDLQFKKFRPPTPAESFGAEGEAVADHEIVFKGAKVEDANVSLRALGPDYMTCSAVRTPEHKEDGLAFELGPYKMLDIDEVLAFGEEHQ